GAGCTGCGCCGCGTCGAATTTCTGGGTGCCGCGGATGCCGTCCTCCCAAACGATAGGCTCGGCATGGTCGAGCAGGAAACGCCAGTGCGGCGCTATGCCTTCGGCTTCCTTGGCTGTGCGCTTTTCTGCCGTCAGCTTCAATGCGGCACGGTCGTAGGTGGGCGGTAGCCCGCGCGAGAGCTGGATCTTGCGTTTGACATCGAGTTCCTGCGCGCTCTCGTAGCAGGGGTAGATCCGGCCTGCTGCCTGCAACGCACCGAAGGCCGCCTGGTAGCGGTCAAGCCGTGCGGACTGACGCTCCTCGCGGTCCCATGTCAGGCCGAGCCACGTCAGATCCGCGCGGATCGCGTCGACATAGTGCTCACGGCTCCGCTCGGCATCGGTGTCGTCGATCCGGAGAATGAACGTGCCACCCGCCTGCCGCGCCAGCATCCAGTTGTGGAGCGCGGTGCGGATATTGCCGACATGAAGCCGGCCGGTGGGCGAAGGGGCGAAACGCGTGGTGGTCATGCGCGTGCGGTAGAGCGCGCCGCCGCCGCCCGCAAGCGCTCACAAGCCGCGCAGTTCCGCCGCGGTCAGCGCCAGCGCGCCTTCCCACAACCGGTGCATCCGGTCAGCACGGATCAGCCCGGACAGCGCGGCTTCAAAGCCCATGCGGTCGGCATCCGACGCGGCATCGATGAAGGCACCGATCGTGATCTCGTCATGGCTGAGGAGACGGCAACAGAAACGCGAAACGTGGATGTTCTCGGGCCAGCTGGCAGAGACCGCGTGGGCGAGGAGCAACGCTTTTGCGGCGACCTCCACGCTGCCAAGGCGCACCGCCAGTTCGGGCACTGGATCGCGCCCCATCCGCTCGTGCAGCGCGATCAGCCGTAGCGCATGGATGAAGCGTCCGGCGATCGGCCCGAGCCGCTCGATGCGGCGCGGTGCGGCGAGGTCGGCGATGATGCTCTGGGCGGCGGCGGAGGGTGTGTGGTGCCGGGACATGAAACCTCGCGAAGGCAGATGGTGGTGACGGATCGCCATCATATTTATTTGCGAATGATTTGCAATAACGATTAGCGTCGTAGTTCCACAATCTCCGCCCCATAAGAAAAGCCCCGCCGGAGCATGGTGGCTCCGGCGGGGCGATGTCTTGCCGTGAGTGGCGGAGAGGAGCTTATTCCTCGCCGTCGTCCTCGATGTCAGCCGCGGGGGCCGCAGCCGCCATTGCGGCCATTGCAGCCTTCATCTTCTCTTCCGAACCGATCGCATCAGCGGCCGGTTCGACTTCGCGCTGGCCGGTCGCAACAAGTGCGTCCTGCTGCTTCTTCCACGCTGCCTTCAGGGCCGCATCGCGGCTGTTGGCGGTGACGCGCAGACGGTTCATGCCCGCGCCGGTACCGGCGGGGATGAGACGGCCGACGATCACGTTTTCCTTCAGACCGATCAGGGTGTCCTTCTTCCCTTCAACCGCCGCCTGCGTCAGCACGCGGGTGGTTTCCTGGAACGAAGCCGCCGAGATGAAGCTGCGGGTCTGCAGCGACGCCTTGGTGATGCCGAGCAGCACCGGCTTGCCTTCCGCGGGCTGCTTGCCCTTGGCCAGCTTGCCGTTGATCTCGAGCATCTCGGCCAGATCGACCTGCTCGCCCGGCAGCAGGGTGGTGTCCCCGCCTTCGGTGATCTCGACCTTCTGCAGCATCTGGCGAACGATCACCTCGATGTGCTTGTCGTTGATCTTCACGCCCTGCAAGCGATAGACTTCCTGGATCTCGTCGACGAGATACTCGGCCAGCGCTTCGACGCCCATGACCTCGAGGATGTCGTGCGGGTTGGGCGAGCCGGAAACAAGGGTATCACCCTTCTTCACGTAATCGCCTTCCTGCACGTCGATCACCTTGGTCTTGGCGATCAGGTATTCCACCGGATCCCCTTCCTCGGGAATGATCGCGATCTTGCGCTTCGCCTTGTATTCGCGGACGAATTCGATCCGGCCAGAGATCTTGGCGATAACCGAGACGTCCTTGGGCATACGCGCCTCGAACAGTTCGGCCACGCGCGGCAGACCGCCGGTGATGTCGCGGGTCTTGGCGGCTTCGCGGCTGGCACGGGCGAGAATGTCGCCCGCTTCGACCGTCTGGCCATCCTCGACCGACAGCGTCGTGCCCGGAGCGAGCATGTAGCGCGCCGCTTCGGTTTCGCCGCTGCCTTCCGCCAGCAGGGTGAGCCGCGGACGAAGGTCTTCCTTCTTCTTGCGGCCCGTTGCACGGTTCTCGGTCACCACGCGCTGCGCAATGCCGGTGGCATCATCCATCTGTTCTTCGAGCGTGATGCCCTCGGCCAGATCGACATACCGCACCACACCCGACTGTTCGGTGATGATCGGCAGGGTGAACGGATCCCACTCTGCCAGACGATCGCCGATCTTGACGTGATCACCGTCCTTGAACTTGATCACCGTCCCGTAAGGCACCTTGTGCATTTCGCGCTCGCGCCCTTCGGCGTCGATCACGGCGATTTCGCCGCTGCGCGACAGGCTGAGGATGCGGCCCATCTTGTCGGAGATGGTCTGCATCTCGCGGTACTCGACGCGGCCTTCCGAAATCGCCTCGAGGTGCGAGGTTTCGTTGAGCTGCGCCGCGCCGCCGATGTGGAAGGTCCGCATCGTCAGCTGGGTGCCGGGCTCACCGATCGACTGCGCCGCGATAACGCCGACAGCCTCACCGATGTTCACCGGAGTCCCGCGTGCCAGATCGCGTCCGTAACAGGTCGCACACACGCCCATTTCGGCTTCGCAGACCAGCGGACTGCGAATTTTCGCCGACTGCACTTCGGCCGCTTCGATGGCCTTGACCATCGCTTCGTCGAGCAGCGTCAGCTTGGGCACGATGACCTCGCCGCTGGTGGCGTTGACGATATCCTCCATGGTCGTACGACCGAGGATACGCTCGCCGAGCGAGGCGATGACACTACCGCCCTGAACGATCGCGCGCATTTCGAGGTAGTTCTCGGTGCCGCAATCTTCCTCAACGATGACGCAATCCTGCGACACGTCGACGAGACGACGGGTCAGGTAACCCGAGTTCGCGGTCTTCAGCGCGGTGTCCGCGAGGCCCTTACGGGCACCGTGGGTCGAGTTGAAGTATTCAAGAACGGTCAGACCTTCCTTGAAGTTCGAGATGATCGGGGTCTCGATGATCTCGCCCGATGGCTTGGCCATCAGCCCGCGCATCCCCGCGAGCTGCTTCATCTGCGCCGGGCTACCACGCGCACCGGAGTGGCTCATCATATAGATCGAGTTGATCTGGGCTTCCTTGCCCGTCTCGCCATCGATCGGCTGCGCCTTAATCTCGGCCATCATCGCGTCGGCGACCATGTCACCGCACTTCGACCAGGCGTCGATCACCTTGTT
This DNA window, taken from Porphyrobacter sp. ULC335, encodes the following:
- a CDS encoding DNA-directed RNA polymerase subunit beta', with the translated sequence MSRHHTPSAAAQSIIADLAAPRRIERLGPIAGRFIHALRLIALHERMGRDPVPELAVRLGSVEVAAKALLLAHAVSASWPENIHVSRFCCRLLSHDEITIGAFIDAASDADRMGFEAALSGLIRADRMHRLWEGALALTAAELRGL
- the rpoC gene encoding DNA-directed RNA polymerase subunit beta' encodes the protein MNDLTKFTNQLAKPETFDQIQIGIASPERIRSWSYGEIKKPETINYRTFKPERDGLFCARIFGPVKDYECLCGKYKRMKYKGVVCEKCGVEVTVTKVRRERMGHIELAAPVAHIWFLKSLPSRIGLLLDMQLKQLERVLYFESYIVTEPGLTPLEKFQLMTEDELLEAQDEYGEDAFTADIGAEAVRTMLMQLDLENERDVLMEELATTKSTLKPKKIIKRLKVVESFIDSGNRPEWMILEVIPVIPPELRPLVPLDGGRFATSDLNDLYRRVINRNNRLKRLIELRAPDIIVRNEKRMLQEAVDALFDNGRRGRVITGANKRPLKSLSDMLKGKQGRFRQNLLGKRVDYSGRSVIVTGPELKLHQCGLPKKMALELFKPFIYARLDAKGLSMTLKQAKKWVEKERKEVWDILDEVIREHPVLLNRAPTLHRLGIQAFEPVLIEGKAIQLHPLVCSAFNADFDGDQMAVHVPLSLEAQLEARVLMMSTNNILSPANGKPIIVPSQDMVLGIYYLSMERQEKHPEYIEEADGTKIEKLPRFSDMAEVHQALEVKAVTLHTRIMARVPQADESGKVTMQRFVTTPGRMLIGECLPKNHKVPFDIINRLLTKREIGDVIDQVYRHTGQKDTVLFADAIMALGFRHAFKAGISFGKDDMIIPDSKVKLVDETKDLVAGYEQQYQDGLITQQEKYNKVIDAWSKCGDMVADAMMAEIKAQPIDGETGKEAQINSIYMMSHSGARGSPAQMKQLAGMRGLMAKPSGEIIETPIISNFKEGLTVLEYFNSTHGARKGLADTALKTANSGYLTRRLVDVSQDCVIVEEDCGTENYLEMRAIVQGGSVIASLGERILGRTTMEDIVNATSGEVIVPKLTLLDEAMVKAIEAAEVQSAKIRSPLVCEAEMGVCATCYGRDLARGTPVNIGEAVGVIAAQSIGEPGTQLTMRTFHIGGAAQLNETSHLEAISEGRVEYREMQTISDKMGRILSLSRSGEIAVIDAEGREREMHKVPYGTVIKFKDGDHVKIGDRLAEWDPFTLPIITEQSGVVRYVDLAEGITLEEQMDDATGIAQRVVTENRATGRKKKEDLRPRLTLLAEGSGETEAARYMLAPGTTLSVEDGQTVEAGDILARASREAAKTRDITGGLPRVAELFEARMPKDVSVIAKISGRIEFVREYKAKRKIAIIPEEGDPVEYLIAKTKVIDVQEGDYVKKGDTLVSGSPNPHDILEVMGVEALAEYLVDEIQEVYRLQGVKINDKHIEVIVRQMLQKVEITEGGDTTLLPGEQVDLAEMLEINGKLAKGKQPAEGKPVLLGITKASLQTRSFISAASFQETTRVLTQAAVEGKKDTLIGLKENVIVGRLIPAGTGAGMNRLRVTANSRDAALKAAWKKQQDALVATGQREVEPAADAIGSEEKMKAAMAAMAAAAPAADIEDDGEE